From a single Cnuibacter physcomitrellae genomic region:
- the rpsQ gene encoding 30S ribosomal protein S17, producing MAKTEDKVVEAGHESAAHDVKDAGARGYRKARRGYVTSDKMDKTIVVEVEDRVKHPLYGKVIRRTSKVKAHDETNSAGIGDLVLINETRPLSASKRWRLVEILEKAK from the coding sequence ATGGCTAAGACCGAAGACAAGGTCGTCGAAGCCGGACACGAGTCGGCCGCGCACGACGTGAAGGACGCGGGAGCCCGCGGCTACCGCAAGGCCCGCCGCGGCTACGTGACCAGCGACAAGATGGACAAGACCATCGTCGTCGAGGTCGAGGACCGCGTGAAGCACCCCCTGTACGGCAAGGTCATCCGCCGTACCTCGAAGGTGAAGGCCCACGACGAGACCAACAGCGCCGGCATCGGCGACCTCGTCCTCATCAACGAGACCCGTCCCCTGAGCGCCTCCAAGCGGTGGCGTCTCGTCGAGATCCTCGAGAAGGCGAAGTAA
- the rpmC gene encoding 50S ribosomal protein L29 has translation MAIGTKELAPTELDTFEDARLVEELRKAKEELFNLRFQSATGQLESHGRLRAVKRDIARIYTVIRERELGIRATPAPVEAPAKAAKKTKKAASKPEAAEATEAADAAATEEATK, from the coding sequence ATGGCGATCGGCACCAAGGAGCTCGCTCCGACTGAGCTCGACACGTTCGAAGACGCTCGACTCGTCGAGGAGCTTCGCAAGGCGAAGGAAGAGCTGTTCAACCTCCGCTTCCAGTCGGCCACCGGCCAGCTCGAGAGCCACGGACGACTCCGTGCGGTGAAGCGCGACATCGCGCGGATCTACACGGTGATCCGTGAGCGCGAGCTCGGCATCCGGGCGACCCCCGCTCCCGTCGAGGCCCCGGCCAAGGCGGCGAAGAAGACCAAGAAGGCTGCATCCAAGCCCGAGGCCGCCGAGGCGACCGAGGCCGCTGACGCCGCCGCGACCGAGGAGGCCACGAAGTAA
- the rplP gene encoding 50S ribosomal protein L16, with product MLIPRRVKHRKQHHPGRSGQATGGTKVSFGEFGIQALSPAYVTNRQIESARIAMTRHIKRGGKVWINIYPDRPLTKKPAETRMGSGKGSPEWWVANVKPGRVLFEVAGVDETLAREALTRAIHKLPLKARIIKREEGDA from the coding sequence ATGCTTATCCCGCGTAGAGTCAAGCACCGCAAGCAGCACCACCCCGGTCGCAGCGGTCAGGCCACCGGCGGCACCAAGGTGTCGTTCGGCGAGTTCGGCATCCAGGCCCTCAGCCCGGCGTACGTGACCAACCGTCAGATCGAGTCCGCTCGTATCGCGATGACCCGTCACATCAAGCGTGGTGGAAAGGTGTGGATCAACATCTACCCCGACCGCCCGCTGACCAAGAAGCCCGCCGAGACCCGCATGGGTTCCGGTAAGGGTTCGCCCGAGTGGTGGGTCGCCAACGTCAAGCCGGGTCGCGTCCTCTTCGAGGTGGCCGGCGTCGACGAGACGCTCGCCCGCGAGGCGCTGACCCGAGCAATCCACAAGCTGCCTCTCAAGGCACGCATCATCAAGCGCGAGGAGGGCGACGCGTAA
- the rpsC gene encoding 30S ribosomal protein S3 yields the protein MGQKVNPYGFRLGITTDHVSRWYSDSTKPGQRYADYIAEDVKIRRLLQKNLDRAGVARIEIERTRDRVRVDIHTARPGIVIGRRGAEAERIRSELEKLTGKQIQLNILEVKNPEAEAQLVAQGIAEQLSARVAFRRAMRKGLQGAQRAGAKGVRIQVSGRLGGAEMSRSEFYREGRVPLHTLRANIDYGFYEAKTTFGRIGVKVWIYKGDITNKELAREQANQKSSRPERDRDRPRRNSAPRAEAPAAAGVEA from the coding sequence ATGGGCCAGAAGGTCAACCCGTACGGCTTCCGTCTGGGAATCACCACCGACCACGTGTCGCGCTGGTACTCCGACAGCACCAAGCCCGGTCAGCGTTACGCCGACTACATCGCCGAGGACGTCAAGATCCGCCGGCTGCTGCAGAAGAACCTCGACCGTGCAGGCGTCGCCCGCATCGAGATCGAGCGCACCCGTGACCGCGTCCGCGTCGACATCCACACCGCCCGTCCGGGCATCGTGATCGGTCGTCGTGGCGCCGAGGCCGAGCGCATCCGCTCGGAGCTCGAGAAGCTCACCGGCAAGCAGATCCAGCTCAACATCCTCGAGGTGAAGAACCCCGAGGCCGAGGCCCAGCTCGTCGCGCAGGGCATCGCCGAGCAGCTCTCCGCTCGCGTGGCGTTCCGCCGTGCGATGCGCAAGGGTCTGCAGGGTGCGCAGCGCGCCGGCGCCAAGGGTGTCCGGATCCAGGTCTCGGGTCGCCTCGGCGGCGCCGAGATGAGCCGCTCCGAGTTCTACCGCGAGGGTCGCGTCCCGCTGCACACGCTGCGCGCCAACATCGACTACGGCTTCTACGAGGCCAAGACGACGTTCGGTCGCATCGGCGTGAAGGTGTGGATCTACAAGGGCGACATCACCAACAAGGAGCTCGCTCGCGAGCAGGCCAACCAGAAGTCGTCGCGCCCCGAGCGCGACCGCGACCGCCCGCGCCGCAACTCCGCCCCTCGGGCGGAGGCGCCGGCCGCAGCAGGAGTTGAGGCGTAA
- the rplV gene encoding 50S ribosomal protein L22: MVESIARVRHIRVTPQKARRVVDLVRGRQATEALAILRFAPQAASEPVYKLVASAIANARVKADASNEYLDEQDLFIAKAFVDEGTTLKRFQPRAQGRAFRINKRTSHITIVLATPDEASVAGVSKKKASK, translated from the coding sequence ATGGTGGAGTCGATCGCACGCGTGCGTCACATCCGCGTCACGCCTCAGAAGGCCCGTCGCGTCGTGGACCTGGTCCGTGGCCGTCAGGCCACCGAGGCCCTCGCGATCCTGAGGTTCGCGCCGCAGGCCGCGAGCGAGCCGGTGTACAAGCTGGTGGCCTCGGCCATCGCGAACGCCCGGGTGAAGGCCGATGCGTCCAACGAGTACCTCGACGAGCAGGACCTCTTCATCGCGAAGGCGTTCGTCGACGAGGGCACCACGCTCAAGCGCTTCCAGCCGCGTGCCCAGGGCCGCGCGTTCCGGATCAACAAGCGCACGAGCCACATCACGATCGTCCTCGCGACGCCCGACGAGGCTTCGGTCGCGGGAGTCTCGAAGAAGAAGGCGAGCAAGTAA
- the rpsS gene encoding 30S ribosomal protein S19, which yields MPRSLKKGPFVDEHLFRKVATQNEAGSKNVIKTWSRRSMIVPAFLGHTIAVHDGRKHIPVFITESMVGHKLGEFAPTRTFRGHVKDDKKGRRR from the coding sequence ATGCCACGCAGCCTCAAGAAGGGCCCCTTCGTCGACGAGCACCTGTTCCGCAAGGTCGCTACGCAGAACGAAGCCGGTTCGAAGAACGTCATCAAGACCTGGTCGCGCCGCTCGATGATCGTGCCCGCGTTCCTCGGTCACACCATCGCGGTGCACGACGGTCGCAAGCACATCCCGGTGTTCATCACCGAGTCGATGGTCGGCCACAAGCTGGGCGAGTTCGCGCCCACCCGCACCTTCCGCGGTCACGTGAAGGACGACAAGAAGGGCCGCCGCCGCTGA
- the rplB gene encoding 50S ribosomal protein L2, with protein sequence MAIRKYKPTTPGRRGSSVADFAEITRSTPEKSLLKPLAKTGGRNNQGRITTRHIGGGHKRQYRVIDFRRNDKDGVNAKVAHIEYDPNRTARIALLHYVDGTKRYILAPNKLSQGDIVESGAGADIKPGNNLPLRNIPTGTVIHAIELKPGGGAKMARSAGASVRLVAKDGPYAQLRLPSGEIRNVDARCRATVGEVGNAEQSNINWGKAGRSRWKGIRPTVRGVAMNPVDHPHGGGEGKTSGGRHPVTPWGQPEGRTRHPNKESDKLIVRRRTVGKKRK encoded by the coding sequence ATGGCCATTCGCAAGTACAAGCCCACGACCCCCGGTCGTCGCGGTTCGAGCGTCGCCGACTTCGCCGAGATCACCCGCTCGACGCCGGAGAAGTCGCTGCTCAAGCCGCTCGCCAAGACCGGCGGTCGCAACAACCAGGGTCGCATCACCACCCGTCACATCGGTGGTGGCCACAAGCGCCAGTACCGCGTCATCGACTTCCGTCGCAACGACAAGGACGGCGTGAACGCCAAGGTCGCTCACATCGAGTACGACCCCAACCGCACCGCGCGCATCGCGCTGCTCCACTACGTGGACGGCACCAAGCGCTACATCCTCGCGCCGAACAAGCTCTCGCAGGGCGACATCGTCGAGTCGGGTGCAGGCGCGGACATCAAGCCCGGCAACAACCTGCCGCTGCGCAACATCCCGACCGGTACCGTCATCCACGCGATCGAGCTCAAGCCCGGTGGCGGCGCGAAGATGGCCCGTTCGGCGGGCGCCTCGGTGCGTCTCGTCGCGAAGGACGGCCCCTACGCGCAGCTCCGTCTGCCCTCGGGCGAGATCCGCAACGTCGACGCGCGCTGCCGCGCGACCGTCGGCGAGGTCGGCAACGCCGAGCAGTCGAACATCAACTGGGGCAAGGCCGGCCGCAGCCGCTGGAAGGGCATCCGCCCGACCGTCCGCGGTGTGGCGATGAACCCGGTCGACCACCCGCACGGTGGTGGTGAGGGCAAGACGTCCGGTGGTCGTCACCCCGTCACCCCGTGGGGTCAGCCTGAGGGCCGTACCCGCCACCCCAACAAGGAGAGCGACAAGCTCATCGTGCGTCGCCGGACCGTCGGCAAGAAGCGTAAGTAG
- the rplW gene encoding 50S ribosomal protein L23, which yields MSNAAFNKDPRDIIIAPVVSEKSYGLIDEGKYTFVVDPRSNKTEIKLAIEKIFQVEVATINTLNRQGKTRRTKFGIGKRKDTKRAIVTLKSGTIDIFTAVG from the coding sequence ATGAGCAACGCCGCGTTCAACAAGGACCCGCGCGACATCATCATCGCGCCGGTGGTCTCCGAGAAGAGCTACGGCCTGATCGACGAGGGCAAGTACACCTTCGTGGTGGACCCCCGTTCGAACAAGACCGAGATCAAGCTCGCGATCGAGAAAATCTTCCAGGTCGAGGTCGCGACGATCAACACCCTGAACCGTCAGGGCAAGACCCGTCGCACCAAGTTCGGCATCGGCAAGCGCAAGGACACCAAGCGTGCGATCGTCACGCTGAAGTCCGGCACCATCGACATCTTCACGGCCGTCGGCTGA
- the rplD gene encoding 50S ribosomal protein L4, which produces MATATSLDVVDAKGKKAGSVELPAELFDVQTNVPLIHQVVVAQLAAARQGTHKVKSRGEVSGAGRKPFKQKGTGRARQGSIRAPHMTGGGIVHGPTPRDYAQRTPKKMIAAALLGALSDRARGGRLHVVESFGVEAPSTKAAAEFLATVASSKHVLIVLERDDEVSLRSVRNIPTVHVLAADQLNAYDVLVSDDIVFTKSSFEAFVASKTKKEEVSA; this is translated from the coding sequence ATGGCTACCGCAACCAGCCTCGACGTCGTCGACGCGAAGGGCAAGAAGGCCGGCTCGGTCGAGCTGCCCGCCGAGCTCTTCGACGTGCAGACCAACGTCCCGCTCATCCACCAGGTCGTCGTCGCGCAGCTCGCCGCAGCCCGTCAGGGCACCCACAAGGTGAAGTCGCGCGGTGAGGTCTCCGGCGCCGGCCGCAAGCCCTTCAAGCAGAAGGGCACCGGCCGCGCTCGCCAGGGCTCGATCCGTGCGCCGCACATGACCGGTGGTGGCATCGTCCACGGGCCGACGCCGCGCGACTACGCGCAGCGCACCCCCAAGAAGATGATCGCCGCCGCGCTCCTCGGCGCCCTGTCCGACCGTGCCCGCGGTGGACGCCTCCACGTCGTGGAGTCGTTCGGCGTCGAGGCGCCGTCGACCAAGGCCGCCGCCGAGTTCCTCGCGACCGTCGCCTCCTCGAAGCACGTCCTGATCGTGCTCGAGCGCGACGACGAGGTCTCGCTGCGCAGCGTCCGCAACATCCCGACCGTCCACGTTCTCGCTGCTGACCAGCTGAACGCCTACGACGTGCTCGTCTCCGACGACATCGTCTTCACCAAGTCGTCGTTCGAGGCCTTCGTGGCGTCGAAGACGAAGAAGGAAGAGGTCTCCGCATGA
- the rplC gene encoding 50S ribosomal protein L3 produces the protein MSTIATKTSKGLLGKKLGMTQVWDENNRLIPVTVVEISPNVVTQIRTPEKDGYSAVQIAAGQIDPRKVTKPLTGHFEAAGVTPRRHVTEIRTADAADYTVGQELTADSVFEAGQKVDVVGTSKGKGFAGVMKRHNFQGVSASHGAHRNHRKPGSIGASSTPSRVFKGMRMAGRMGGERVTVLNLQIQAIDAEKGLLLVKGAIPGAKGRLVFVRNAVKGA, from the coding sequence ATGTCCACCATTGCAACGAAGACCAGCAAGGGACTGCTCGGCAAGAAGCTCGGCATGACCCAGGTGTGGGACGAGAACAACCGTCTCATCCCCGTCACCGTCGTCGAGATCTCGCCGAACGTCGTCACCCAGATCCGCACCCCGGAGAAGGACGGCTACTCGGCCGTCCAGATCGCCGCGGGCCAGATCGACCCCCGCAAGGTCACCAAGCCCCTCACCGGTCACTTCGAGGCCGCCGGCGTCACGCCGCGCCGCCACGTGACCGAGATCCGCACCGCTGACGCCGCCGACTACACCGTCGGCCAGGAGCTCACCGCGGACAGCGTGTTCGAGGCCGGCCAGAAGGTCGACGTCGTCGGCACCTCCAAGGGCAAGGGCTTCGCCGGTGTCATGAAGCGCCACAACTTCCAGGGCGTCTCGGCCAGCCACGGTGCTCACCGCAACCACCGCAAGCCCGGTTCGATCGGTGCCTCGTCGACGCCCAGCCGCGTCTTCAAGGGCATGCGCATGGCCGGCCGCATGGGTGGCGAGCGCGTCACCGTGCTCAACCTCCAGATCCAGGCGATCGACGCCGAGAAGGGCCTCCTCCTCGTGAAGGGCGCCATCCCCGGCGCCAAGGGCCGCCTCGTGTTCGTCCGCAACGCAGTGAAGGGAGCGTAG
- the rpsJ gene encoding 30S ribosomal protein S10 has product MAGQKIRIRLKSYDHEVIDTSARKIVDTVTRAGATVVGPVPLPTEKNVVAVIRSPHKYKDSREHFEMRTHKRLIDIVDPTPKAVDSLMRLDLPADVNIEIKL; this is encoded by the coding sequence ATGGCGGGACAGAAGATCCGCATCCGACTGAAATCGTATGACCACGAGGTCATCGACACCTCGGCGCGGAAGATCGTCGACACGGTCACGCGCGCAGGAGCCACCGTCGTGGGCCCCGTGCCGCTGCCGACGGAGAAGAACGTGGTGGCGGTCATCCGTTCGCCCCACAAGTACAAGGACAGCCGCGAGCACTTCGAGATGCGCACGCACAAGCGTCTGATCGACATCGTCGACCCGACGCCGAAGGCCGTCGACTCGCTCATGCGTCTCGACCTCCCGGCCGACGTCAACATCGAGATCAAGCTCTGA